In a single window of the Enoplosus armatus isolate fEnoArm2 chromosome 15, fEnoArm2.hap1, whole genome shotgun sequence genome:
- the LOC139298032 gene encoding leucine-rich repeat-containing protein 74A: protein MSTLSFESLCLKDDDCPSPIQPQGTEDEFDTDLESDEKEESNKETSIGEVYPQACKLVGVVPVSYFIRNLDSTTMTLSHHGLGPLGCKALAIALVSDMHMNTLELADNHIQAEGARYLVEMLRANFTIQHLDLSNNYLQSSGAEYVAKILLDSISLKSMKLSGNGFTDDDAKYFADALSTNSRIKELDLSHNEFCGKGGEHLGQLLANNEGLEVLDLSWNHLRMKGAVAFCAGLKVNMMLKYLDLSWNGFGNEGALAMGEALKFNNTLVHLNLNNNRLTNEGVGMLCRGLEFNDTLRVLLLAYNSLTVEGALALVNVVKNTPKTALEEINICNVLVNETFVHLLEVTCQEHPSLDVQYGGVGGFIAKKPPKRIDPMKVIQDYLDQRKLRLWDFFRNIDKDGTMRVPVSDFRKAVQQSSIPLDRYQIEELIQRLDRDRTGMVDYRGLADTRKQMMRDHRRQLRKVESRQKKEKQKSDRILKTFQSAVEAVTPHSSMVISPGGAKDDSSGPQHFSATPLSSWHHIVMSNSSRYSVTNLSNEHIHLPMLGGTTPYRPTSSPAMRSYSQPNLLDGSPRSAPSKSISAQGIHSDPEMGRSKLSPTANHLTRSRPALNAKQPEVKAKTKKVKKKKTTKRADKGSQTVK, encoded by the exons aTGTCGACACTGTCTTTTGAGTCCCTCTGCTTAAAAGATGATGATTGTCCATCCCCAATTCAACCACAGGGCACGGAGGATGAGTTTGACACAGACTTGGAGTCGGATG aaaaagaggagagcaaCAAGGAGACGTCTATAGGTGAAGTGTACCCCCAGGCCTGCAAGCTGGTGGGTGTGGTGCCAGTCTCCTACTTTATACGAAACCTTGACTCTACAACCATGACCCTCAGCCACCATGGGCTAGGACCTTTAGGATGCAAAGCTCTTGCTATTGCTTTAGTG TCTGATATGCATATGAACACACTGGAACTGGCAGACAATCACATTCAAGCTGAGGGAGCCAGATACCTTGTGGAGATGTTGAGGGCTAATTTCACCATTCAGCACCTG GATTTGTCCAACAACTATTTGCAGTCTTCAGGAGCTGAGTATGTGGCTAAAATATTGCTGGACAGCATTTCATTAAAGTCTATGAAACTTTCAG GAAATGGCTTTACTGATGATGATGCAAAATATTTTGCAGATGCCTTGTCG ACCAATTCCAGAATAAAGGAACTAGACCTGAGCCATAACGAGTTTTGTGGAAAAGGAGGGGAACATTTGGGACAACTGTTGG CAAATAATGAGGGTCTTGAGGTGCTGGATCTTAGCTGGAACCATCTGAGAATGAAAGGGGCCGTGGCTTTTTGTGCAGGACTCAAG GTGAATATGATGTTAAAATACCTTGACTTATCATGGAACGGTTTTGGGAATGAGGGCGCCCTGGCCATGGGAGAGGCCCTAAAATTCAACAACACTCTGGTGCACCTCAACCTCAACAACAACCGCCTCACCAATGAGGGCGTTGGCATGCTGTGCAGGGGTCTTGAGTTTAATGACACACTCCGAGTCCTACTG CTGGCTTATAACTCTTTAACAGTAGAGGGAGCACTGGCCCTGGTTAATGTGGTGAAGAACACACCTAAAACTGCCTTGGAGGAGATCAACATATGT AATGTGCTGGTGAATGAGACATTTGTGCATCTGTTGGAGGTGACATGTCAGGAGCATCCCAGTCTGGATGTACAATATGGAGGTGTAGGAGGCTTCATCGCAAAAAAGCCACCAAAACGCATTGATCCAATGAAAGTCATCCAG GATTATTTGGATCAGCGCAAGCTACGTCTGTGGGATTTCTTTCGGAACATCGACAAAGATGGCACCATGCGAGTCCCTGTTTCTGACTTCAGGAAGGCGGTGCAG CAATCAAGTATTCCTTTGGATCGATACCAGATTGAGGAGCTGATTCAGAGACTTGATCGTGACAGGACAGGAATGGTAGACTACAG GGGACTGGCAGATACAAGGAAACAGATGATGAGGGATCACCGCCGCCAGCTGAGGAAGGTTGAGTCCCgtcagaagaaagagaagcagaagagTGACCGCATCCTCAAGACCTTCCAGAGCGCTGTGGAGGCGGTAACACCGCACAGCTCCATGGTCATCTCTCCGGGAGGTGCCAAAGACGATTCAAGTGGCCCTCAGCATTTCTCTGCCACCCCTCTAAGTTCTTGGCACCACATTGTCATGTCCAACAGCAGCCGCTATTCTGTCACTAATCTGAGCAATGAGCACATCCACCTGCCCATGTTAGGAGGCACCACGCCTTACCGGCCCACCAGTTCCCCAGCTATGCGCTCCTACTCCCAGCCAAACCTGCTGGATGGCTCCCCTCGCTCTGCTCCAAGCAAATCCATCTCTGCCCAGGGTATACACTCCGATCCAGAGATGGGCCGCAGCAAGCTAAGCCCCACTGCTAACCACCTGACCAGGTCCAGGCCTGCTCTTAATGCCAAGCAACCAGAGGTTAAAGCCAAAACcaagaaagtaaagaaaaagaaaactacgAAACGTGCGGATAAAGGCTCACAAACTGTCAAGTGA
- the LOC139297851 gene encoding interferon alpha-inducible protein 27-like protein 2A, translating to MGLLTAIAIGAGATGAVVGAPFVLAGVGFTSAGIAAGSYAAGMMSAAAVANGGAVAAGSTVAVLQAAGAAGLSGAATAAVASAGGTVAGLVALLV from the exons ATGGGTCTGT TAACAGCTATCGCGATCGGAGCAGGAGCAA CGGGTGCAGTGGTCGGGGCCCCTTTTGTTCTGGCCGGCGTCGGCTTCACCTCAGCGGGCATAGCAGCAGGCTCCTACGCTGCCGGCATGATGTCTGCTGCTGCGGTTGCTAACGGAggagcagtggcagcaggaagCACAGTGGCTGTTCTGCAGGCAGCAG gtgctgctggtCTGTCAGGAGCTGCAACTGCTGCTGTGGCCAGCGCTGGAGGTACAGTGGCAGGGCTGGTTGCACTCCTCGTCTGA
- the angel1 gene encoding protein angel homolog 1 — protein sequence MIGSLLFYALYPLSRYLTSRPSEASKKDLPLAVVNGQAVWDGGVVTIRRFTPSQTTSLDQWVSPSSGTKGETKERMKEPSPEKKDVGPDTDKEQLMAVLHDEKKDEAASKMSEVQPAVKEKEADTRDGQQDEVEAPKQGDGEITIHQVLKQNTGDGSIFTAEDISPEQALWAQLEHLQTEDSAQDTCPVQEQMQIPSVEESMTPAKSTAEVTERWDEFVVPTADEMHGEESSSKLMFSSLLSNTEAHLKLSGQHDTQTGWHFPAGPGLAEEVQCPLLQFPAVSYYPPEEPTVPFEVMWRVWEEMDECATAADPALIPLPFTKASMDFTVMSYNILAEDLLEANQELYTHCPLEVLDWSYRCSLLLEEILKWAPDILCLQEVQENHYHEQLYPALSQMGYTCVYKRRTGTKTDGCATCYRSSCFTEVSVTLLEFFRPEMELLDRHNVGIVLLLWPVVIRGSEVKAKGPPLCVANTHLLFNPRRGDVKLTQLAIMLAEIDSVVKSCKADGEHCNIILCGDFNSVPHMPLYQLITTGELYFQGLPAWMISGQEDLSYKAHCHRLFAPLWPSCLGITDSCQYTTVKEIFKSQKPGKCQLSHDFMLQLRFCPAACVRPLDLELIPGVTDNTPDASKGNQPYDKRFRHTISHRLDLESVYKHVLPGSGNPEVTTLHSEMGATVDYIFYTPRRILTTDHKVGGDFASEGLKLICSLSLLSEDVLWSMRGLPNHIFPSDHLSLLAKFQVDVNAA from the exons ATGATTGGCAGTCTGTTATTTTACGCGCTCTACCCTTTGTCACGGTACCTGACCAGTCGACCCTCAG AGGCCTCAAAGAAGGATCTCCCTCTTGCAGTGGTTAATGGCCAGGCAGTGTGGGATGGTGGTGTTGTCACAATCAGGAGGTTCACGCCGTCTCAGACAACCTCGCTGGACCAGTGGGTCAGTCCAAGCAGTGGGACAAAGGGAGAAACGAAAGAAAGGATGAAAGAACCAAGCCCAGAAAAGAAAGATGTGGGGCCTGACACAGACAAAGAACAGCTGATGGCTGTCCTGCATGATGAAAAAAAGGATGAGGCTGCTTCAAAGATGAGTGAGGTACAACCTGcagtgaaggagaaagaagcagaCACCAGAGATGGACAGCAAGACGAAGTGGAAGCTCCCAAGCAAGGGGACGGGGAAATAACAATTCACCAGGTgttgaaacaaaacacaggggATGGAAGTATTTTTACAGCTGAGGACATTAGTCCAGAGCAAGCACTTTGGGCACAGTTAGAGCACCTGCAAACGGAGGACAGCGCTCAAGACACCTGTCCAGTACAGGAACAAATGCAGATACCAAGCGTTGAAGAGTCAATGACCCCAGctaaaagtacagctgaagtaACGGAGCGCTGGGATGAATTTGTAGTTCCCACTGCTGATGAAATGCACGGTGAGGAAAGCAGTTCTAAGCTGAtgttttcctcccttctctctaaCACTGAAGCCCACCTTAAACTCAGCGGGCAACATGATACACAAACTGGCTGGCACTTTCCTGCAGGACCTGGCCTGGCAGAAGAAGTGCAGTGCCCTCTGTTGCAATTTCCTGCAGTGAGTTATTACCCTCCAGAGGAGCCAACTGTGCCCTTTGAAG TAATGTGGAGAGTATGGGAGGAGATGGATGAGTGTGCCACTGCAGCAGATCCTGCCCTGATACCCCTCCCATTCACGAAGGCCTCGATGGACTTCACTGTTATGTCCTACAACATCCTGGCTGAGGACCTACTAGAGGCCAACCAAGAGCTGTACACACACTGCCCCCTGGAGGTGCTTGACTGGAGCTACCGCTGCAGCCTACTCTTAGAGGAAATACTGAAATGGGCACCAGAT ATTCTGTGTCTCCAGGAGGTTCAGGAGAACCACTACCATGAACAACTGTATCCAGCCCTGTCTCAGATGG GCTACACCTGTGTGTACAAGCGGCGCACAGGGACCAAGACAGACGGCTGTGCTACTTGCTATCGCAGCAGTTGCTTCACCGAGGTATCGGTCACCCTGCTGGAGTTCTTCAGGCCCGAGATGGAGCTACTGGACCGGCACAATGTGGgcattgttttgttgctttggcCAGTGGTCATccgggggtcagaggtcaaggcgAAGGGCCCACCTCTCTGCGTGGCCAACACCCACCTGCTCTTCAACCCCAGGAGGGGTGATGTGAAACTGACTCAGCTAGCCATAATGCTGGCGGAAATTGACAGCGTGGTCAAGTCCTGTAAGGCTGACGGCGAGCACTGTAACATTATATTGTGTGGCGACTTTAACTCTGTCCCACACATGCCTCTGTACCAGCTGATCACCACCGGTGAGCTCTACTTCCAGGGTCTACCAGCGTGGATG ATATCCGGTCAAGAGGACCTGTCATACAAAGCCCACTGTCACAGACTGTTTGCTCCCCTGTGGCCCAGCTGTCTGGGAATCACTGATTCCTGCCAGTACACGACTGTCAAGGAGATATTTAAGAGCCAGAAACCAG GGAAGTGTCAGCTCAGCCATGACTTCATGCTGCAGCTGCGCTTCTGTCCAGCTGCATGTGTCCGTCCTCTGGACTTGGAGCTGATCCCAGGTGTGACCGACAACACACCAG ATGCTTCAAAGGGAAATCAGCCTTATGATAAAAG GTTCAGACACACTATCAGTCATCGATTAGACCTGGAGTCGGTCTACAAACACGTTCTTCCAGGCTCTGGCAACCCAGAAGTCACGACCCTGCACTCTGAAATGGGAGCTACTGTTGACTATATCTTCTACACCCCAAGACGCATCTTAACCACTGATCACAAAG TTGGTGGTGACTTTGCGAGTGAGGGTCTGAAGCTGAtttgttctctctccctcctatCAGAGGATGTCTTGTGGTCAATGAGGGGCCTCCCCAATCATATATTCCCATCTGACCATCTCAGTCTTTTGGCTAAATTCCAGGTGGACGTGAATGCTGCATGA